The nucleotide window GACGCCCTGGATGGCAACGTCGTCGATGGGGGCACCGTTAGCGCGCTCCTCCTCCATCGCCAGCGTGACGCCGATGACGGGTGCGGAGACGTACGGGTGGGTGTTGTAGAACTCGAGGTGGCGCTTGAGCGCCTCCTTCTGGTCCTCGGGATCCTTGTAGAGCTCCTTGATGGCGGGAATCATGGAGTAGCACCATCCGCCGTTCTGCATGCGCTCGTAGTTCCAGGAGCCCTGCAGGTACTGGTGACGGTTGCAGACTGCACGACGCGTTTTCTCGGAAAGCTTGATCTGATCTGCCATGGTATTCACACTCCTTTGCGGCCTAGTAGGTATCCAGGATGTCGCCCAGCGGGTCCCCGGAGCCACCGGCGCCGTTGCCGTTCGAGGCAAGCTCCTTGAGGCCGAGGTAGATGAGGGCGAGGCACACGCCGATGACGCCGAGCGCGATGAGCGTGAGGCTCTTGAGGGCAGCAAGCACGAAGCCCAGGGCGAAGAACGGCCAGACCTCCTTGGTCGCCATCATGTTGATGACCATGGCGTAGCCGACTGCGGCGACCATGCCGCCGCCGACGGCCATGCCGCCGGAGAGCCAGGCTGGCATGGCGGAGAGGGCGGAGGTCACTGCCTCGGAGGGCACGAAGCAGAGGGCCGCGGCCGGAATGGCGATGCGCAGGCCCTGCATGGCGATGGCGGCAACCTGCCAGCGCTCGATGCCGGCCATGTCGCCCCGCTCGGCGCAGGCGTCCATGGCATGCACGATGGCGGTGGCGATCGTGCGGCAGACCATGGTCAGGAAGAGGCCTGCCACGGACAGGGGGATGGCAAGCGCGATGGAGGTGCTGACGGCGGTCTGGGGATCGCCGCCACTGCCCAGCGCCAGGACCATCAGGATGGACGAGGCGACGGAGGCCAGGGCCGCGTCCGGCGCCACGGCGGCGCCGATGTTGGCCCAGCCGAGGGCGATCATCTGCAGGGAGCCACCCAGGAGGATGCCCTCCGCGGGATGTCCGGTAACGATACCGATAAGGGTGCATGCAACGAGGGGCTGGTGGAACTGCCACTCGTCGAGGATGCCCTCCATGCCCGCGAAGAACGCGACGATGATGATGAGCACGACAGAGATCGGTGACATTGTTCCCTCCTTTTCCTATCTCGGGGCTACTGAGCTGCGAGCTCTTCCTTAGCCTTCTTAATCAGTGAGTCGAAGTTTTCGGCCTTGTCGGCGGGGACCTTGCGGACGTCGAACGTCACGCCTTCTGCCTTGATCTTCTCGAGCGTGTCGACGTCGTCCTGGTCCATGGCGAGCGCCTGGGTGACGACGACCTTGCCGACCGAGTGCGCCATGGAGCCGAGGTTGAGCTCCTTCACGGGCACGCCGCCCTCGATGGCGCGCAGGGCGTCCTGCGGGGTCTCGAACAGGAGCATCGCCTTCGTGTCACCAAAGCGCACGTCATGTGCGACCTCGATGATCTTGGAGACGGGCACGACGTGCACCTTGACTCCTGGAGGGGCCGCCTGGACGATCATGGTCTTGCGCAGCTCGTCGCCGGCGACGCCGTCGGAGCAGACGATGATGCGGTCGGGTCCGGTCATCTTGGTCCAGGTCGTGGCGACCTGGCCGTGCAGGAGACGCGTGTCGACACGGGCGAGGACGACCTTGAGCTGGCCGTCGCCGAGGACGGTACCTTCGGGAATCGCTGCCGTGCGCGACGCGGGAACGGCGGGTGCGGGGGCCGCGGCCTCCGCAGGCTGGAGCGACTCGGGCTTGACCTTCACGCCATCCTTGGCCTCGGAGTAGATCTCCTGTGCCACGGCGGCCGCAGTGTCAGCGCCAAGGCGCGACCCATAGGCGGAGACAAGCATCGGCAGGCTCAGGCCGGTGACGGCGACCCAATCCTGCTTGCCCTCCTCCTCGAGGATGCGTGAAATCTGGTTGAACGGGGTGCCACCCCACAGGTCGACGAGGAACAGGACGTGTTCCTGGTCGTCGAAGGTGGCCACGGCATCGAGCAGCTTCTGGTGCATGTCGTCGGGACCCATGTCGGGGGTGAGCACGACTGCCGCAACGTTCTCCTGCGGCCCGAAAATCATGCCGCCCGACTCCATGATGCCTTCGGCGAACTTGCCATGGCTTGCCAGGACGATACTGACCATTCAACTTCCTCCTAACTCTCTCTCGCTAGCTCCTACAGGACCGGAGTGACCGAGCCGTCCTACACGTTTACTGCGCAGGTCCTACACGGACGCTCCACAACTCCATAAGTATAGGCGTCTTACGAAGCTTTAATCAAGAGTCGCGTTGGATGTGTCCCCACGGGACGGGCCTTCTTCGTGGTCCCCCCAACACGACAGAACCCGGAATGAAAGTTCATTCCGGGTTCAAAGTCAGGGGCTCGGCTTACCTGCGACCATCGCGCGAGCGCACGACCGATCCTTTAAGACCGTTCCCGCTAGTCGCGCATGCGCTTCGCATATGCCCAGGCAAGGCCGATGAGCGACACGCCCGCAAGCGCCAGGATGCCGGGAAGCTCCGGTCCCTCGCCGGTCGCAGGCAGCACTCTCCCCTGATGCCTTGGGGAGCGAGGCTTGGAGTCCGGGGAGGGAGGCACGGGCGAAGGATCCGCCTTGGGCGTGTGGGCGTTGGTGATGACGAAATTGCCCGAAGCCTGCTCTTTGACCGAAGAGGTATAGCCGTCGGGCACCGAGGCCTCTTCCACCGTGTAGGAGACCTTGTGCCCTCCCTGGTACTCGGCAAGCCCCGTCCAGGTCGACGTCCAACCGTTGGCGGAGGAGAGCTCGACCGCGCCTCCCTGCGCCACGCCGTCGGCATAGAGCTGCGCCATGACGCTTGCCGGACGGATTCCGTCCTTGTCATTGCCGTCGTTCCAGGTCTTGGAGACGGTGACATCGACCGTGCCCGGTACATGCGTGTTGGTGATATCGAAGCCGGCGACGGTGGTCGTATATCCCTCAACCGCATCTTCGGTGACCGTGTAGTCAATGGCCTGACCGGCCTTGTTCTTGGTCATGCCGGTGAAGCTGTAGGCCCATCCGTCGGCTTCCGTCACCTGCTTCTCGGCGACCTTCTGCCCGTCGGCGAGAAGGTTCACGGTGATGCTTTGCGGACGCATGCCGTCCTGATTGCCGGCGTCGTCCCACGTCTTGGTACCTGAGATGTCCGTTGTCTCGGGAACATGCGTGTTGGTGATGGTGAAGCCGTTCGTGGCATCCCCTGCGGTGACCGAGGTGTATCCGGTAGGAACATCCGTTTCCTCTACCGTATAGGCGATGTCCGCACCCGCCTCTTTTTCGTTGAGATTCGTCCAGGTATGAGTCCAGCCGCTCGCCGCGTCCACGGCAACCGGCGCTCCCAGGGCAACCCCGTTGGCATAGAGCTGCAGCTGGACGGATGTCGGGCGGATTCCGTCGGCATCCGTACCGTCGTCCCATGCCTTGGTAGCGGTGACCGAGGTCTTACCTGGCGTGTGAGAGTTGGTGATGTCGTAGCCGTTGATCACGGTCGCATAGTCGGCAACGGCGTTTTCCGTGATTTGATAGCTGAACTCGTGTCCGTCCACCGAATCGTACTGAGCGAGACCCGAGAAGCTATAGGCCCACGTACCCGAAGCATCGGGCGTGACCGTCTTGGAATCGATCGGCGTGCCGTCCCGGAGCAAGTTGACGGTAATGGAGGCAGGGCGCGCGCCGTCGCGGTCGTTGTCGTCGTCCCAGGTCTTCACGCCTGAGACATCCACCTTGGCCTTCTGGTTGTACATGGTGATGACTTGCCCGGAACCCTGGCTCGTCACCGTGACCGCCTCGGAGTTTGCCGAGGTCGTATGATCGGCATCGTTGGGATGCGCCTCGTCGACGGTCACGTCGGGATATCCGTTGGCGTGCGAGACCTCCACGAAGCGGTACATCATGCCGCCGGTGAGGCCTTTGACCTGGATGGCACCATTATTGGCATCGGGCGTGAGAGTGCCGTCAGGGTTGAGGGAGCCCACGTCGAGCATGGAAGCATCCACTGCGACATCCGTCCAGCTCGTTCCGCCATCATCCGAGGACTGGAGTTTGAAGGAGAAACCGGTGGAGAGAGCCGCACCGCTTTCCTTGTCGGTCTTGAGCATCTTGACAGTCAGAGGATCTGCCGGCGCATCGATGGCGGCGCTCGAAGGAGTCAAGGTAGCCGTACCGGTTGCCGTACTCGAACCCTGATCGCTTGTCATTTCAACGGTGCCCGTCTTATCGGTCGGCGTGTTTACAACCGGATGGACGACCCGAACACGTACGGAAATATTTTGCAGAGCCTTCCCCGCATATATTTGATTGATCTTTCCTATTGTTGCAGAAGAAACGTTTCCGAAGATGTCTGGATAGTTATTCTTGAGAAGGTTTCCCATGCCTCCTGCATCTGCAACGCCGGCGAGGTCATCGTATTTAGGTCCGGCAGGATCGTTCATGTCCCACCACTTCAGCATGAAGGTATAGCTGCCGTCGTGGTTGTCATACATGCAGTACTGACCATTCTGCAAAGCAGCTTTGACATCGCTCTTGCTTTTTGTCCCCTGGTCAACCTTGGTGAGGAAGGTATTCTCTGGAAGGTACTGCCCATACCAACCGGATAATACTTCTCCTTGGTCGTTGATTCCTGAAAATTCAGACCAACTCCTGGCTAGTTCCGGCTCGGCTGCACAATCGGCAAAGGTGCTCTCTACATAGACCCCGGTAAGCGAATTAGGACTATAGGCTCCATTGTGCTCTAGCATATAGGGCATACGGAAATGATATCCGTCTATAGCACGCGCATCATTGAACACCTTTATGTCCCAATCCATGCTTTGATTGGTGGTCAGATCGGATCTAATGGAAAGTGCGGTATTTGTCGCTCCGACGGCTTTGGCAATAACGTAGTATTTCTCATGGGCGGCATAGAGAGTGTCTTTACCAAGTACTCCCTGAGAAAGAGCACGCTCGCCCAGTGTCATCGTATGCCCTAGCTCATCTCGATAATGTGTTATTCCGCCAGTTTGAAGGGTTATCTCGAATTTTTTAATACTGTGGTTTTTGAGGTAGTCCCCGCTGAACTTGAGCACGAATTTACCGTCGGTGTACTCAAAAGTACCCAACTGATTATTGTCAC belongs to Olsenella uli DSM 7084 and includes:
- a CDS encoding PTS mannose/fructose/sorbose transporter subunit IIC, translating into MSPISVVLIIIVAFFAGMEGILDEWQFHQPLVACTLIGIVTGHPAEGILLGGSLQMIALGWANIGAAVAPDAALASVASSILMVLALGSGGDPQTAVSTSIALAIPLSVAGLFLTMVCRTIATAIVHAMDACAERGDMAGIERWQVAAIAMQGLRIAIPAAALCFVPSEAVTSALSAMPAWLSGGMAVGGGMVAAVGYAMVINMMATKEVWPFFALGFVLAALKSLTLIALGVIGVCLALIYLGLKELASNGNGAGGSGDPLGDILDTY
- a CDS encoding PTS sugar transporter subunit IIB, with protein sequence MVSIVLASHGKFAEGIMESGGMIFGPQENVAAVVLTPDMGPDDMHQKLLDAVATFDDQEHVLFLVDLWGGTPFNQISRILEEEGKQDWVAVTGLSLPMLVSAYGSRLGADTAAAVAQEIYSEAKDGVKVKPESLQPAEAAAPAPAVPASRTAAIPEGTVLGDGQLKVVLARVDTRLLHGQVATTWTKMTGPDRIIVCSDGVAGDELRKTMIVQAAPPGVKVHVVPVSKIIEVAHDVRFGDTKAMLLFETPQDALRAIEGGVPVKELNLGSMAHSVGKVVVTQALAMDQDDVDTLEKIKAEGVTFDVRKVPADKAENFDSLIKKAKEELAAQ
- a CDS encoding Cna B-type domain-containing protein, with product MLAVTLLATLALLVGLDTRSALAQELSLDDVTIQSFKIIDTTHGDAEIEYSLSSEASPKTDPAAFSNAICEGQKVSSLKLEAKVAYDGSDAIQDGDTLTIPASVGRGLNFAPRPLLDGDNNQLGTFEYTDGKFVLKFSGDYLKNHSIKKFEITLQTGGITHYRDELGHTMTLGERALSQGVLGKDTLYAAHEKYYVIAKAVGATNTALSIRSDLTTNQSMDWDIKVFNDARAIDGYHFRMPYMLEHNGAYSPNSLTGVYVESTFADCAAEPELARSWSEFSGINDQGEVLSGWYGQYLPENTFLTKVDQGTKSKSDVKAALQNGQYCMYDNHDGSYTFMLKWWDMNDPAGPKYDDLAGVADAGGMGNLLKNNYPDIFGNVSSATIGKINQIYAGKALQNISVRVRVVHPVVNTPTDKTGTVEMTSDQGSSTATGTATLTPSSAAIDAPADPLTVKMLKTDKESGAALSTGFSFKLQSSDDGGTSWTDVAVDASMLDVGSLNPDGTLTPDANNGAIQVKGLTGGMMYRFVEVSHANGYPDVTVDEAHPNDADHTTSANSEAVTVTSQGSGQVITMYNQKAKVDVSGVKTWDDDNDRDGARPASITVNLLRDGTPIDSKTVTPDASGTWAYSFSGLAQYDSVDGHEFSYQITENAVADYATVINGYDITNSHTPGKTSVTATKAWDDGTDADGIRPTSVQLQLYANGVALGAPVAVDAASGWTHTWTNLNEKEAGADIAYTVEETDVPTGYTSVTAGDATNGFTITNTHVPETTDISGTKTWDDAGNQDGMRPQSITVNLLADGQKVAEKQVTEADGWAYSFTGMTKNKAGQAIDYTVTEDAVEGYTTTVAGFDITNTHVPGTVDVTVSKTWNDGNDKDGIRPASVMAQLYADGVAQGGAVELSSANGWTSTWTGLAEYQGGHKVSYTVEEASVPDGYTSSVKEQASGNFVITNAHTPKADPSPVPPSPDSKPRSPRHQGRVLPATGEGPELPGILALAGVSLIGLAWAYAKRMRD